A single window of Leopardus geoffroyi isolate Oge1 chromosome D4, O.geoffroyi_Oge1_pat1.0, whole genome shotgun sequence DNA harbors:
- the LOC123592925 gene encoding procathepsin L-like isoform X1 produces the protein MHPSLFLAALCLGIASAAPQVDPNLDAQWFQWKAAHGKIYNVDEEGWRRAVWETNLKMIEQHNREYNQRKHSFTMAMNGFGDMKTNDEFRHTMNGLKIQKGKNGKVFQIPSFVGISVPVDRREMADGKTGDT, from the exons ATGCATCCTTCACTCTTCCTGGCCGCCCTTTGCCTGGGAATAGCTTCAGCTGCTCCACAAGTCGATCCAAATTTAGATGCACAATGGTTCCAGTGGAAAGCGGCACATGGGAAAATATATAATGTG GATGAAGAAGGATGGAGGAGAGCAGTGTGGGAGACGAATCTGAAGATGATTGAACAGCACAATCGGGAATACAATCAAAGGAAACACAGCTTCACAATGGCAATGAATGGCTTTGGTGACATG aaGACCAACGATGAATTCAGGCACACAATGAATGGTCTTAAAATCCAGAAGGGCAAGAATGGAAAAGTGTTTCAAATACCTTCGTTTGTTGGTATCTCTGTCCCTGTGGACAGGAGAGAGATGGCCGAT GGAAAAACAGGGGACACTTGA
- the LOC123592925 gene encoding procathepsin L-like isoform X2 codes for MHPSLFLAALCLGIASAAPQVDPNLDAQWFQWKAAHGKIYNVDEEGWRRAVWETNLKMIEQHNREYNQRKHSFTMAMNGFGDMTNDEFRHTMNGLKIQKGKNGKVFQIPSFVGISVPVDRREMADGKTGDT; via the exons ATGCATCCTTCACTCTTCCTGGCCGCCCTTTGCCTGGGAATAGCTTCAGCTGCTCCACAAGTCGATCCAAATTTAGATGCACAATGGTTCCAGTGGAAAGCGGCACATGGGAAAATATATAATGTG GATGAAGAAGGATGGAGGAGAGCAGTGTGGGAGACGAATCTGAAGATGATTGAACAGCACAATCGGGAATACAATCAAAGGAAACACAGCTTCACAATGGCAATGAATGGCTTTGGTGACATG ACCAACGATGAATTCAGGCACACAATGAATGGTCTTAAAATCCAGAAGGGCAAGAATGGAAAAGTGTTTCAAATACCTTCGTTTGTTGGTATCTCTGTCCCTGTGGACAGGAGAGAGATGGCCGAT GGAAAAACAGGGGACACTTGA